The window AGCGTCATTCATCCTTGGAAAGTACCCTCCTTTCTCGAAACATTGCGGCTGTGTTCCTTCACAGCAGCCTCCTGCTTGATAAAACATCAAATCACCATGTTTTTTTTCTAATTCACAAATCAGTTCTAAAGCTTTTTCTGTTACTGAAAGTCTTGATATTTTTTTTGTTTCCATTTTACTTTCTTTTTATTGATTGGAATTAAAATTATTTTTCAATCAAGTTTAACACAGTTTTTGTCATTCTGTAAGAATCTACTCTTAATTAAATTAAAAATTGTTCGAAATAACTTCTCTGGATTTTTAAGTAATTGTTTCAATACATTGTATTTTGAGATTACTTCGTCGCTTCGCTCCTCACAATGACAATTTATTAAAGTTAAAAAAACCTGACAACATAAAATTGCCAGGTTCCCACTAAACTTCAATATACTCTAATTTGCTGAGCCAGCAATATCTAAGACTATTCTGCCATCAATTTGTCCGGCCTTCATTTTATCAAATACATCATTGATATCTTCCAGTTTTGCTGCTGTCACCGTAGCTTTTACCAACCCTTCGTTAGCAAAATCTAATGCTTCCTGCATATCTTTTCTCGTTCCTACAATCGAACCTCTTACGGTAATTCTTTTAAGAACGGTTTCAAAAATCGGAAGTTCAAACGAACCGGGAGGAAGACCATTCAAAGCAATAGTTCCTTTTCTTCTAAGAACGTCAATCCCTTGTTTAAAAGCTATAGGCGAAACAGCCGTGATCAATGCGCCGTGCATTCCGCCGACTTCCTTATGTAGATATTCTCCAGGATCTGTGTTTTTTGCATTGACCACTAAATCTGCTCCCAATTTTTTAGCTAACTCTAATTTATCATCTGCTACATCAATCGCCGCAACGTGCATTCCCATTGCTTTTGCGTATTGAACTGCAACATGTCCCAATCCGCCTATTCCTGAGATGGCAACCCATTCTCCAGGTTTTGTTTCTGTTTCTTTTAACCCTTTATAAACTGTTACTC is drawn from Chryseobacterium muglaense and contains these coding sequences:
- the adhP gene encoding alcohol dehydrogenase AdhP, with product MIPKTMKAAVVQGYGQPLKIMEVPVREPGRYEVLVKVIACGVCHTDLHAVDGDWPAKPKMPLIPGHEGVGIVVACGPEAQVKEGDAVGVPWLYSACGCCDYCITGWETLCEAQKNGGYSVDGGFAEYVIADSRYVGHLKSNANFLEIAPILCAGVTVYKGLKETETKPGEWVAISGIGGLGHVAVQYAKAMGMHVAAIDVADDKLELAKKLGADLVVNAKNTDPGEYLHKEVGGMHGALITAVSPIAFKQGIDVLRRKGTIALNGLPPGSFELPIFETVLKRITVRGSIVGTRKDMQEALDFANEGLVKATVTAAKLEDINDVFDKMKAGQIDGRIVLDIAGSAN